The following coding sequences are from one Desulfovibrio desulfuricans window:
- a CDS encoding class II fructose-bisphosphate aldolase, translating into MYVSMKGMLQRANEGNYAVMAINCFNIETARAVINAAQELRAPIIVNIVQEHMVNHCDSALIAP; encoded by the coding sequence ATGTACGTATCTATGAAAGGCATGTTGCAACGTGCCAATGAAGGCAACTATGCCGTTATGGCCATCAATTGCTTTAATATTGAAACGGCGCGTGCCGTTATCAACGCAGCACAAGAGCTGCGTGCTCCAATCATTGTGAACATTGTGCAGGAGCATATGGTCAATCATTGTGACAGTGCATTGATTGCGCC